The sequence below is a genomic window from Humulus lupulus chromosome 3, drHumLupu1.1, whole genome shotgun sequence.
ctatctaatttaattatgatgttctattgatttttcttctctattctaatctatataatgtgttcctaatgctagtaaatacctaatcaatatttcttgatttatgatttttattcaaaattcgaaagatgataATTGAATATGATATCGTTATATTGaaataggttgcatattggatgaaagtacttgtatggcttgtgtattaattaggtttctatgcttaatgtctgctatatgtttaactttatcatagagatgtagaaaacctgcatataggatgagatcttatatcttgaaaaagaataggaatcgatgtatgttaacctgctattagaatagaaagaaagaaatttagaactgaataatgaaattagtagaatgaaaagttgatgaaattaataccctaggtctttttaatagtgatttttatcttttaattagttatttttgttcatagttatttacaattttaaaattaaattcattaaTCTAAACtttgtttgccaaatagaaatttaagaacaattattggtaattgggaaATAGTCTTTGTGAGAACGATACTCTGttttatcatctatattacttgaatcgattgtgtgcacttgcgtatatatattttcacgatcaagtttttggTACCGTTGTTGGGgacttaatttccaatatcaaaattaattgttatttgttctaatttggtttctATATTTTACACTTATTTGGATCGAGGCTGTTGTTTATTTCAGGAATTGTTGGTATATGCAAGGAAGTAGGAAAAAGGCACTCATACtaatagatcttgaaattgagagaacgtGCAGAGAAAATCCCAAGATAAAGAAAATGTTGGATTTCACCATGGCTGAGAACGCAAATAACGTTGTCAACAACAATGCAAATATGGGTAATGCATCTGAAGCCAATCTACCATTGAGAAgttatgtactccctactgttatGGGGATACATTCAAGCATTCATCCTCCTACTGTTGAAGcaaataattttgaaataaaaccctcaattattcagatggtatagaattgtgtacaatttggggggttaccaaatgaggatccaaatctccacaTCACAAACTTTTTAGAGCTATGTGTGACATTcaaaatgaatggggtgagtaacGATGTTGTAAGATTAAAATTATTTCTATTTTCACTAAGAGACGgcgctaagagttggttgaattcattacaagACAACTCTATAGTtacttgggaagatttggctcagaaattccttggtaaatattttcctcctgtGAAGTAAGCCAGAATAAGAGGGGAGATTAATAATTTCCATCAGCTGGATGGGGAGTCtttatatgatgcatgggaaCATTTTAAAGAGTTGCCAAGGAAATtcccacatcatggaatagagaagtaGTTGCCAGTTCATACATTTTACAATGGTTTAGGGGGAAATACAAGGACAATTATAGATGCAGCATCGAGAGGAGTGTTTAAGAGAAAAAGCGCTAATGAAGcatatgaattattggaagagatggccatgactaacTATAATTGGCCTACTGAGCGTGAGAATATGAAAGTAGCAGGAGTCTTAGAGGTTGATCCAATTGCTTCATTAACCGCTCAAGTGGCATCTCTAACCAAGCAATTGCAGCAGACTAATCTCGCCGCATAAGCAATTCAAGTGCAGAATGTCgtgagttgtgagatttgtgggAGATCATATTCTTATGAACAATGCCCGAGCATAGCTAGTTGCTCAACAGACGTGAATAATATGCCTTTGGAACAAGCACAGGTTATTGGTAACTTTTCAAGACCTACACCCAACACTTACTCCAATTCATATACTCCTGCGTGGAAAAATCACCCTAATTTGTCTTGGAAACATAATCAAGGGTTACAACCACAGTATTCACAGTATACACCTCAACAACTCCCTAATCAACCTACTTATGGACTACATTCTAGACCTtattatgatccaaacccacgcccatctcatccaccaccacatcctcCAATGAATACACCAACAACACAACCTGAAGTACAGCCTGACATATTGAACCAGTTCATGACTGAAACTAGGGCATCTATCAGGAATTAGGAGACACAAATAGGTCAATTGGCTAAAATATTTCCTAGTATACAGCAAGGGAATTTGCCTAGTTCCATAGAGGAAAATCCTAAAGAGCAGTgtaatgcaatatccttgaggagtgggactaagcATGATGGACCTACAGTGGATGACAAGGGGAAGAAGACAAAGGATCAACATGTTACTAGTCCAtcacaagaggaggttactgaagaTCTTCCAAAGAAAAAAAAGCCAAAATACACCGAGCCAACACCAAGGATTCCGAAAGGctaatcttgacaaacaattctccaaaATTTTTGATATCTTCCGAAAACTACCCATTAATATCCCATTTGTTGAGGCACTTGAaaaaatgccaagttatgtgaagtttatgaaagaaattttgttGAAGAAAATGAAGCTAGAGGATTGtgagacagtggcacttactgaggagtgacGCGCGATACTTCAGAAGAAACTACTtccaaagcttaaagatcctgATACTTTTAATATCCCATGCTCTATTTGGGGTTCAGTAGAAACAAAGACTTTGTGTGATTTAGGGGCCagtgtgaatctaatgcctctatcaatctttcggaggttgaatttgggagaagctcaACCAACTACGGTGTCTATGCAGCTGGCAGATAGATCAGTTAATCATCCTCgtggagtgattgaggatgtattggtaaaAGGGggtaaattcatctttcctgcggactttattattctagatatggaggaagatgaaaatattccaataatacttggaaggccattcttggCTACTGGTAGGGCTTTAATTGATGTAAAAAAGGGTGAGTTAAAGCTGCGAGTGCAAAAAGATGAAGTAATATTCAATTTTTTTGTAGCAACAAAAATTCCAATGAGTTGTAGAGTTGAAGTAGTAAACCAaggagagaacaagttggaagtcTCTAGGAAAAGATCCATAGTTAAAACTGGAATGCGAAAGGGGCGTCATCGATTAAAAAGGTTCTTTATTGAAAGGATTCAATTGTTATATGAGAGGGCGAAAGttcctgtaacgaccccaaatccgctaatgaggcttaagggccttgattagtgtgctgggagggcattaCTGGGTTAAATGTGGTTTGCATgactttattgatttaaatgcataattatatggttaataatgcttgtgtgattatattggctataatgtgatatgtatatatggtattgtgagaaccacattattatgtgggtaggtctacagagcacgactcgaggcgatcctagggttagttagcggggaaaattcacaacagggcttaacagctgactttggataagtcaggggtattttggtatcgggtagctatttagactatcaggttatgaaaataaatatatggagatatatttgagggtaggaagtctaggcaggaatattgggggattttaccgtttttccctccgggacgtttccagcaccccgagccttgggattaacttaacgaataagacaaactcaaggaaaCCTACAGAAAGAAATAAACCGACCTATTAACTCTTCTCAGCTCTTCTAtcttttctctcaaggaaaacacaagggGAAACTAGGTGAAAATTCAAAGGAGAAGCAGAGAAATGCTGGGACTTTTGAGCTGGGAATTGCTGGGAAATGAGGCTGGATTTTGAGGATTAGTTCAAGACTCATCCAAGGAATTGAATCAACACTAAGGTAAGCAGGGATTTCTCCCTCTTTGGTTTAAAAATTCTgagttttcagctgggtattgaggtgttTGTACCATTGATGCttagggtggaatttgagctggaaagCTTTGGAAACTAGCTGGGTTTTGAATAGAGAAAGGATCCAActgaagaggtaagctttaattcacgaattagaggtttgaatttgagtttttgACTGGTTAGCGTGgggtgtttatgttcttaagtTTCAGGAATTAAGTGtatgatttctatgagttttaggttgaattttctgttgaattgtgtggctTAACCTGCTTTGAAAGTGTTGGGGTTGCTGGGTGTTGAAATGGGAAGCTTTGGGgtggctttggatgaggtttagatgttggaaatggtgggttttctgggctagAAGGGAAGGGTCGCAGCTCTGTTACAGAGCGCTGTGGCCCTaggttgaagatgagccaaggaggctcgaccaggggtgagcgccgcgaCGCGTATCTTTGCCTAGGGtggtccttggttctgttttgaggctaggatcacagcccttagttgtgcacttgaATGTTAGGGGTTTTTAAGGATgagaatgtggtctagaatgctcgatattgatttcaccaccgtgcttggtgggattcggattcccggaagttagttttgtacccaGAAaactatatttggatatttatgGAACCTAATActttgattgtgactaggtgataaaaactcaggctcaggaacggatcctgcttgaggagtgttgctcataatcaataactgcaaagactaaaggtaagaaaattgcacctggttgaatatttgTGCCGGGACTAAGGGTTGCCTATTgagtatgcttgaaaagatggtattatgccatgcaagctaattagtgaaccaacagcctaagggtgccaagggttacactagcgcacagggcgcggcttggccactagtagccaaggacagcttaatatgcactgagctcggtttaagcgggccggagtcagtggggtaaacagagggtgcggcctaagttgtcggccctgattattatttgacatgaatgttataagtgtttgattgcatccatagctctgaatatatgctgaataaTTTTATGTGGATTtcttgatgagagttcatgcttaatgaatttactGTCTGTTAtcactgtttgtgttgcacatgttttcttgttgggccttggctcacgggtgctacgtggtgcaggtaaaggcaagggaaagtttgaccagccttgattggagagctctgcgagcggaatgtacatagccagctactcagccgccacggttgaggtttaagTAGGGACGCAAGACCCAGAGACTgacta
It includes:
- the LOC133825391 gene encoding extensin-like yields the protein MPLEQAQVIGNFSRPTPNTYSNSYTPAWKNHPNLSWKHNQGLQPQYSQYTPQQLPNQPTYGLHSRPYYDPNPRPSHPPPHPPMNTPTTQPEQGNLPSSIEENPKEQCNAISLRSGTKHDGPTVDDKGKKTKDQHVTSPSQEEVTEDLPKKKKPKYTEPTPRIPKG